A genomic region of Daphnia carinata strain CSIRO-1 chromosome 5, CSIRO_AGI_Dcar_HiC_V3, whole genome shotgun sequence contains the following coding sequences:
- the LOC130696027 gene encoding peroxidase-like, producing MFSRCVIAGAFLMGLLLTVVANKTEELKTEASKEGVRTERQYHFRRPPSLSRNPSPPLDFFKKDPVEYDPSGLGFEIPKPEDFHYHFQPDYEPKKSPISNKPTPLVQPKAAYHVSHRPESLKPGVPHRLPYREADKSPYYPDYIEDKPSYKPETPYKTGAAPYPENPSKYEDKYPHYCPKVGGYESECRPAKDCAVWYDIVSSTAGTSCKLPDGYPGICCPDLPYNGRDGVPFKQAKKIVKVEKKCIDLYSVNAAAHAGRFQMRLMDETEKLLRANSITVRPSSSQSTHLLFFQTTSASRQLSRGALTGVETVIELGKRFELTPDEAGFGLTHFNLRDTILSDTCPPDTTCDQKTIRSPFRTLDGTCNNIKRSSWGKSRTQFQRALVPAYADGVWLPRRAKNGGELPSPRLVSISVVLDVDAPHETDTTWVMQYGQFVDHDLTSTPVFRMNANGMGIQCCTDEGKLLNNTEFLHPECFAIEIPSDDPFFSKFGQRCMSFVRSTPAPRFDCSLGYGEQMNQLTHFLDQSNVYGSDDTEAAALRTFENGALKVTPQKGHHELDLLPPDNDPEMNCTLPKSVSGIEAPKHIKCFKAGDARSNEHPNLAVTHTVFMREHNRLARELAYLNPFWDDERLYQEARRILIAQMQHITYNEWLPIVIGVPKMQELGLLPLQHGFSDDYDDSINPTILNEFAAAAFRFGHTLIQGKQDLINHRRKKEAHILLREHFFKSQVVYTPGNLDKFLIGLATQPGQDFDNYFTEEITNHLFEEHGKGFGMDLVALNLQRGRDHGLPGYNDYRDLCGLPRAQHFRDLLDVISPAILERFELLYDSVDDIDLFIGGVSERKVEGALLGPTFQCIVADQFLRLKKADRFFYDLGGQPGSFTEEQLYEIRQTSFARLICDNSHVSDTQPLVFKLESATNRIVDCDSLAIPRVNLHPWQEGYEKSYTRPYDTPYKKI from the exons ATGTTTTCACGGTGCGTGATTGCTGGAGCTTTCCTGATGGGCCTGCTGCTCACTGTGGTTGCCAATAAAACTGAGGAATTAAAGACAGAAGCTAGTAAAGAAGGTGTCCGTACCGAACGTCAATATCATTTCCGCAGACCTCCCTCGTTGAGCCGAAATCCCAGCCCTCCGCTGGATTTCTTCAAGAAAGATCCTGTTGAATATGACCCTTCCGGACTTGGTTTCGAAATTCCGAAACCAGAAGATTTTCACTACCATTTTCAGCCAGACTACGAGCCAAAAAAGTCACCCATTTCAAACAAACCAACTCCTCTTGTCCAGCCAAAAGCAGCCTATCACGTATCGCATAGACCTGAGTCGCTAAAACCGGGAGTCCCTCATAGATTGCCTTACCGTGAAGCTGACAAATCTCCTTATTATCCTGACTACATTGAGGATAAACCATCTTACAAACCCGAGACACCATACAAAACAGGAGCGGCTCCATATCCCGAAAATCCAAGCAAGTACGAGGACAAATATCCGCACTATTGTCCGAAAGTTGGAGGTTACGAATCGGAATGCCGGCCAGCTAAAGATTGCGCTGTTTGGTACGACATAGTATCTTCTACTGCGGGTACATCTTGCAAACTTCCTGATGGATATCCAGGAATTTGTTGCCCTGATCTTCCCTACAATG GTCGTGACGGAGTACCGTTCAAACAGGCCAAGAAAATCGTAAAGGTGGAGAAAAAATGTATAGATCTCTATTCTGTGAACGCAGCCGCCCATGCTGGTCGATTTCAGATGAGATTGATGGACGAGACGGAAAAGCTCTTGCGTGCCAATAGCATCACCGTCAGGCCAAGCTCGTCGCAGTCCACGCATTTGCTTTTCTTCCAAACAACATCTGCATCTCGCCAACTCAGTCGGGGAGCCCTCACTGGTGTTGAAACTGTCATTGAACTTGGCAAAAG GTTTGAATTGACTCCAGATGAGGCTGGATTTGGATTGACCCACTTCAATCTTCGGGATACAATTTTGTCAGACACCTGCCCACCAGACACCACATGCGATCAAAAAACTATCCGTTCTCCATTTCGGACGTTGGACGGTACATGCAACAACATTAAACGCTCCTCCTGGGGTAAATCTCGCACGCAGTTTCAACGCGCTCTCGTGCCAGCTTACGCTGACG GTGTGTGGCTGCCAAGACGTGCCAAAAACGGCGGTGAACTTCCCAG TCCCCGCCTGGTGTCCATTTCTGTGGTTTTGGATGTTGATGCCCCTCACGAGACGGATACCACATGGGTCATGCAATACGGCCAATTCGTGGACCACGATTTAACTTCAACGCCCGTCTTCCGCATGA ACGCCAACGGCATGGGAATCCAGTGCTGCACAGATGAAGGAAAATTATTGAACAATACAGAGTTCTTGCATCCGGAATGCTTTGCCATTGAGATCCCAAGCGACGATCCATTTTTCTCCAAATTTGGTCAACGTTGCATGAGTTTTGTTCGTTCCACTCCAGCACCCAGATTCGACTGCAGTTTGGGCTACGGAGAACAG ATGAATCAGTTGACCCACTTTTTGGACCAGTCCAACGTGTACGGATCGGATGATACGGAGGCTGCTGCATTGCGGACATTTGAGAACGGAGCTTTAAAAGTAACTCCTCAAAAGGGCCATCACGAATTAGATTTACTTCCACCCGACAACGATCCCGAAATGAATTGCACCTTACCCAAATCGGTTTCTGGTATAGAAGCACCGAAACACATCAAGTGCTTCAAAGCAG GTGATGCACGATCGAATGAACATCCAAATTTGGCTGTGACGCACACTGTTTTCATGCGAGAACATAACAGACTTGCGAGAGAACTTGCCTATCTTAATCCGTTTTGGGATGACGAACGACTCTATCAGGAGGCTAGACGCATTTTGATTGCCCAAATGCAGCACATCACTTACAATGAATGGCTGCCCATCGTGATCGGTGTGCCGAAGATGCAGGAGCTTGGTCTGTTGCCATTGCAACATGGTTTCAGCGATGATTACGATGACAGTATCAATCCAACAATTCTGAACGAATTTGCTGCAGCCGCTTTCCGTTTCGGTCACACCCTTATTCAAGGAAAACAAGA tctaATCAATCACAGAAGGAAAAAGGAGGCGCATATTCTGTTACgtgaacattttttcaaatcacaGGTGGTATACACGCCAGGCAACCTTGACAAATTTTTGATTGGCTTGGCTACTCAACCAGGACAAGATTTTGACAATTACTTCACCGAGGAG ATTACTAACCACCTGTTTGAAGAACACGGAAAGGGCTTCGGTATGGATCTGGTGGCTCTCAACCTTCAACGCGGCCGTGATCACG gTCTCCCTGGCTACAATGATTACCGTGATCTTTGCGGTCTTCCCCGTGCGCAGCATTTCCGCGATTTGCTTGATGTGATTTCTCCAGCT ATTCTTGAGCGCTTCGAGCTTCTCTACGACTCTGTTGATGATATTGACCTGTTCATCGGAGGAGTGTCTGAAAGAAAGGTCGAAGGAGCTTTGCTGGGCCCTACTTTCCAGTGCATAGTAGCTGATCAGTTTTTGAGGCTCAAGAAAGCAGATCGTTTCTTCTATGATCTTGGGGGACAGCCCGGCTCGTTCACTGAAG AACAACTGTACGAAATTCGGCAAACTAGTTTTGCTCGTTTGATTTGCGACAACAGTCACGTTAGTGACACTCAACCGCTTGTATTCAAATTGGAATCTGCCAC GAATCGAATTGTGGACTGTGATTCTTTGGCCATTCCCCGTGTTAATCTACACCCATGGCAAGAGGGTTACGAGAAATCTTACACAAGACCTTATGATACtccatacaaaaaaatttaa